The genomic window AACGAATGATGACATGTACAAGAACTTAGCGGCTATGGTTGTCCAACTTGTTGAAAAGAACCAGATGGCAAGAGAAGTGATGATTACATCTTTTAATCTTGAAGGAATTAGAAAGATTAGTAAGGATAAGACTTCGATAGAAACAGGAATTATTATCAAAGGTGTCCCTTCTTCCCTAAGTCAAAAGCTAAAATATACAGGAGCTAATGTTATTTCTTTATCTTTTATTTTTTAACCAAAAGCCTTGTCGATCACCATCTAAGAGAAGGGAGGCAACTAGTTGCCTGGACTCCAAACACTAGAGAAGAAATTTCTTTTGTAAAACAAATGTCCGATAAAATTGCGATATGTACCAATTATCCAGAACGGGTTTTATAGCATCCACAAATCAAACAAATTAGCTGACAATACTTTTTAGGGCTGTAGCCAAGAAGACGCTTGGCTACAGCCTTAAAAATTAAAAAAACCTTAAAAAAAGAAAAACGAATTTCTCATGTTTGGCTGGCTGTTTGGTGGTGGATAGGGAATGGCTTGTTCCCAAGGAGGTGGTGGTAAAACTGCCTCTTTATTTTCTTTATATGGTGTATCAACAAGGGTTTCGGTTACATCTACGGCTTTTTTCAATTCCTTTACAATATAGTCCCCGATTTGGCGTCCAAGTCGTAAGCCCTCACTATTATCGATTGGAAAGTGAATACATCCATATAGACGGGACATCGCACCCTGCTCGGCAATTTCTCTTAATCTCACTCGTTCACCTGGGAAGAAATAGCTTAGTACAACTTCAGCGCATCCACTCATCGTCGCATGACCAGAAGGATAAGCAGGAAAGTTTGGTGTTGGTACTACAGTTTCAAGAGTAGGGTCTAATTGGTCAGGTCTAGCGATATCAAAAACATATTTTAATTGCCAAGTAATTAGTAAGGCATCGTTGATTGCCGCTTGTGTGGCAGCAAGAATTCTTGCTGCTCTAACGGGACTTACATTATATGTGTCAATTAGACGATCAATTACTGGGGTCCATTGTTTAGTTGGTGGGCCAAAACCATAATATTTGGCAATTTCTCTTTGTTCATCGGTTAAATTTTGCTGAGTGTTTTGTACGGCTATCAGTTCTTTCTCAAAATCAATCAGCTTTGGGTTGCGAATTTTAAAGGAAACGAGCTCTCCATCTAAGTTAGTGAACTGATTAGACCAGTTGCGTTTAAAGAAATGTAGTGGCCAAGAGCCTGCTTGTGGTTCAATAGGTGGTGTTTTACCAGCATTATGTTTTGACCACTTCGGTGTTTTATAGTGTTTGTTAGACTTTTTCATTTAAAGATCTCCTCTTGTTTTTTATATAATTTATGAAGGTTTATGCCTAGAGGTGATGAAACTTTTCATAGAAAGTAAAATGCTATCTATAATTAATCATAAGAGGTTGTTGAAACATTACTAAATAAGGAGGGGTTTATGCTACATTCAATTTCTTTTGAACCGATGTTTGAAAATAAAAAACACTATAAAAAAACGTTAAAAAGGAAACAACTTAGACTACTGGAATTACAAAGGATACTCCATAAAAAAGGAGTATCAACCATCATTCTTTTTGAAGGTTGGGATGCTGCTGGAAAAGGTGGAGTCATTCGTAGATTAACAGAACAACTTGATCCACGGGGGTATACAGTACATTCAATAGCAGCTCCTGATAGCCAGGAAATACAGTATCATTATTTCCATAGATTTTGGAAAGTACTTCCGAGGCGGGGGCAAATGTGTATCTTCGATCGGTCTTGGTATGGGCGAGTCCTAGTCGAGAGGGTGGAAGGGTTTGCTAAAACAAATGAATGGCAGCGAGCGTTTGATGAGATAAATGCAATTGAAAAAATGTTAATCAATGATAGGCAACTTTTGTTAAAGTTTTGGATTCATATTACGAAAGAAGAGCAATTAAAACGTTTTGAAGAAAGGCAAAGAAATCCGTTTAAACAGTGGAAGTTAACCGATGAGGATTGGAGAAATCGGGAAAAGTGGGATCAGTATGAGGAAGCAGTGATCGAGATGGTTGAGAAAACAAATACTAAAAAAGCACCATGGCAACTGGTTGGAGGAAATGATAAATGGACTGCAAGAGTACAAATCATTGATTTTGTCATTCAAGCAATGGAACGAGAGATATTTACTCCTTAAATCTAATACTCTTACCATCAGATTTCTATTTTTATACTACTAACAGAAAAAATCGTTTTCTTCCTCATTAGCCTTGACAAATTTATTGTGTTGAAAAACACGTACTAAAACTATAAAATTACTCGGAATTTAATTCATAGTAATATAGTTAGTTTTGAAAATGCGTTTATACGAAATATTAACCATATTCTATGAGACTTATTTTATGCTTTATTTTGTAATTTAGTTTAGGGGAAATCCCTATTTATAGGTGTTTGAGTGAATTTCATTTTAGATTTTTGATTTTGAGACAACAGTTTAAAAGGGAGACAAAACATTCTCTACAAACAAAATAATAAGGAAAGTTGATAACTTTTTACCTTAGAATAGGGATTAATTCAAACCTTACTTGTATGAATTTAGTGAAGTTCTTTCTAAATAGTTGTTGCTTATAGGTTTGTGCGTTGGTTTACGCATGGATGTTATCTTGTAAAATTGTAACACTATTAAGGAGAAAAGAACTGAAAATAGAACAAAAAATAAATTTGCATAAGACAATCCATCCCTTCCATACTTTATAGTAAAAGCTTTTTCGTATAGTTTCCTACTCTAGGAATTTCCGTTTCAAGATACCATTTCTATAAGTTAAAACAATTTGCGAAGAGAGCATAATAGAATAACTCAGCGAGGTGTTTGCATGTTAAAGGGTATGGATTGGCAAATGATCGCCTTTGTTGGTGTTTAACTTTTTCAAGATTATTTCACATGTCTTCAATTACCGAAAGTTTATTATTTGGAACAACAGTTTTCCGACCATGATGACACAAAAAAAATCGCATAATTTCTTCTGGACAGCGTCTAGATAAAGTAGGAGCTGTTCTTTTGTTTTTCTTAATCAGTCGCTTAATTTGAGAGTAGTACCTTACCAGTTCTCCTGCGGTTGTCATGAAGAGTTAGAAAATAACTGTGGGCTAAGAGACAAATGATTTTGTCTCTAAAAGCTCACAGTTATTTTTCTTAAGAAGGGCGATAATGAAAACAAATTACTTGAAAAATCCGCTTACCATTTTCACCATAGGACTCACCTGATTTACTAATCCCATGACGGTCTGCACGCCTCCACCAATTTTTTGAAAGTCTAGTTGCCCTTGATCATTCCTAAACATAGATAGTTTCTGTTGCGGGTTTGGAATTGGATGTTGTTGTGGAAAGAAGGCTTGTTGTTGCTGTCTATAATAGTTTGGAGGAATAGAAGGGTGTTGACCTTGAAAATTCATTTGTCTAGGTCCTCCCAAAAACCCTCTTCTTTCGGGGTAACCTTGTTGTGGTATCTGATATTGCTGATACATTGGTTGGTTCATACCTCGTCTCTGCGGGAACAAAACATCACTCCCCCTTTCTACAATACTAATAACTACTTACTTCCAACTATTCTAGCCTATGAAAAAAAGAGGAAGTGGCACGGTTAATAACTATAAAAGCAAAAACATAGTTCTTCTAGTTATCAGCCTTTTTCAAAAAAAGATAGAATTTGTACAATCAAAAAACAACCTCATAAATAGAATATTTAGGAAAGGGAGGTTTTTGGATGAGTAATTATCAGCTTTGTTGCCAATATAAAGGCAAGGTTGTTCATATCTATGAGAAAAGTGGAAAAGTACACTACGGTAAAATTGTAGAAGTTGATAGAGAGTATGTGTGGATTGAACCCTCAGTAACTAGAAGTCCAAGAGGCTTCGGTTATGGATATCCAGGCTATGGTGGACCGGGGTATGCCTACGGTGGTTATGGAGCTTATGGTGGAGGATATGGAATTGGGAGAAATCCTTACTTTGTTCCAGTAGCATTAGCTGCAATCGGTGGTTTTGCATTAGGAGCTGCGTTTTTCTGGTAAAATTTTTGGAACTGTCTCATTTACGAGGCAGTTCCATTTTTTTGTGAAAGTGAAAACCCTAGGCTAAGCCTAGGGTTTTCACTTTACAAAAAAAAGAGCACGTCAATTGCTGACGTGCTCCATCTTCAAATTAGTATAACCAAGAAGCTCCGATAATCACCAGTAAGATAAATAATACTAAGATTAGCGCGAAGCCTCCAGCGTAACCTGTTCCTGTAGTAGCACATCCAGTCATTAAGAAAACCTCCTTTAATTATTAGGTACAATTTAACTTATGCATCTAGAATAAAAAGGTTAATGCTAGCCTCTAAAATAGGCTGTTATCTAGGTATGTATTGGCCAAGCATGGCATAAAATTTAGAGAAGTTTTGCAATAATAAATGGAGGTTAGAGATGGAAAATACACTAATTTTGTTCGGTATTGCTCTTTTAGTTTCCGTTTTCATTCATGAGTTTGGTCATTTTGCTGCATTTCGTTTGTTTGGTGGTAGAGTTGAGGAGTTAGCGCTCGGTTTTGGTCCTACGTTGTTCAAAAAAGGGATCGGTCAGAGTAAGTTTTCAATTCGGCTTTTCCCATTAGGTGGGTACGTCCAACCGAATGAAAGTGATTTTAATCGTTACAATTATTATCAGAAGTTGATCTTTTTCTCAGCAGGAATTTTCATGAATTTTGTCTTATACAATGTAAGTTTCGGATTCGCTAGTATGAGTAATGGGAAGAGCTTTATCAACGGTTTAGTACTCGCTACAGATGGTCTCATTTACATAGTGGCCAATATAGGTGAAGTTTTCAGATCGTTAAGGATCGATCTTTTGTTCGGTAGTCAAGGAAGTGTAGAGTCTCAAATGCAAATCGTTCAGGAACTTGGGAATAATGTTGATTTTTGGATGATGGTTGCGGTCATCAATATTACGCTAATCATTCTTAATAGTTTACCTATTCCATCATTGGATGGAGGGAGAATTGTTGTTACTACTATAGAACATGTTCTACTAAAGATCGGAGTTGCTAAGGAGAAAATTGAACGAGTGACAAATCCGATCTATTATTTCTCTTGGATTTTGTTAATGGGGATTATTGCGTTGCAAATCCTCTCTGCAAATACGTTTCAATTTATTGAAGATGTTAAGGCTTTGCGTGTTGCTTACGGAATGAACAATCTAGAAGTTTTTCTTTGGACCAGTTTATGTGTCGTCTTTTTCATTAATATTTATATCTTTATTAGTAATCGCTTAGATAAAATAAGACGAGCATAACGCTAAAAGAGGCTGTAAATTGACAGCCTCTTTTAGCGTTATCAAGAGGAACTACCGACAACCTATTGCTAACAGTAAATCCTTAAACAATATAGCATGACTAGGTTTAAATACTTTCTTTTAGTCTCGAATTTAGTGAATTTCTTGATTTTACCACTATATAAGCTATGATAAACATAATAACTATTTTAATAGGAGTGAGTTGTGTATGAATACGTACTTTTTTACTGGTTTTCCTGGATTTCTTGCGACGTCGCTTGTAAAAAAAATAATAGCCGAAAAAGACGATATTTCTCATTTCTATTTACTAGTACTACCAGAGTTTCAGAACAGAGCAAAAATAGAAGTAAATAGAATAGTAGCAGAAGCAAAACTTAGCGCCGACCATTTTACAATTATCCCGGGTGACATTACGAAACCAAATTTAAAGCTTCCCTTTTCTATGGTTCAAAAGCTTCAAGAAGAAGTGACTCATATTTTTCATCTAGCGGCGATTTATGACTTAGCTGTTCCAAAAGAACTGGCGTACGACGTAAATGTTCTAGGTACGAAAAATATCAATGATTGGATCCTTACTTTAAAAAATGTGAAGCGCTATGTTTATTTTAGTACAGCGTATGTATCAGGAAAGCGGGAAGGCTTAATATTAGAGACGGATTTAGACATGCAGCAGCAGTTTAAAAATCATTATGAATCGACTAAGTTTGAAGCTGAAAAACTAGTTCATCAAGTGATTGATCAAGTTGCAACAACAATTATTAGACCAGGAATTGTGAAGGGGCATTCGAAAACAGGTGAAACACTTAAGTTCGATGGTCCGTATTTTGTCTTAAATTTTTTCGATCGATTAAAATGGTTACCGAGAATTCCTTATCTTGGTGAAGGTGAGGTTGAAGGGAATTTCGTACCAGTTGACTATGTCATTAATGCAACGGTGTATTTAGGACATAAAGATATAGGAATAGGCAAAACTTATCATTTAACTGATCCAAATCCGTATAGCATGCGGCAAGTGTATCAAATGTTAATGAGTGAATACCTAGGGAAAAATCCTTTTGGGACTATCCCATTATCTTTAGCTAGAGTATTTTTATCAATACCTTATTTGCGAAAGTGGACAAGGGTAGAAAAGGAATCTCTAGACTACTTTCAGTGCCAGACAAAGTATGACTGTACCCATGCACAAGCAGATTTGAAAGACTCTGGAATTGTTTGCCCTGATTTGAGAGAGACTGTTGGGGCTATGGTTGAATTCTACAAAAAACATAAATCTGACGAAGATAAACAGATAAAGA from Anaerobacillus sp. CMMVII includes these protein-coding regions:
- a CDS encoding vanadium-dependent haloperoxidase, producing MKKSNKHYKTPKWSKHNAGKTPPIEPQAGSWPLHFFKRNWSNQFTNLDGELVSFKIRNPKLIDFEKELIAVQNTQQNLTDEQREIAKYYGFGPPTKQWTPVIDRLIDTYNVSPVRAARILAATQAAINDALLITWQLKYVFDIARPDQLDPTLETVVPTPNFPAYPSGHATMSGCAEVVLSYFFPGERVRLREIAEQGAMSRLYGCIHFPIDNSEGLRLGRQIGDYIVKELKKAVDVTETLVDTPYKENKEAVLPPPPWEQAIPYPPPNSQPNMRNSFFFF
- a CDS encoding polyphosphate kinase 2 family protein → MLHSISFEPMFENKKHYKKTLKRKQLRLLELQRILHKKGVSTIILFEGWDAAGKGGVIRRLTEQLDPRGYTVHSIAAPDSQEIQYHYFHRFWKVLPRRGQMCIFDRSWYGRVLVERVEGFAKTNEWQRAFDEINAIEKMLINDRQLLLKFWIHITKEEQLKRFEERQRNPFKQWKLTDEDWRNREKWDQYEEAVIEMVEKTNTKKAPWQLVGGNDKWTARVQIIDFVIQAMEREIFTP
- a CDS encoding YppG family protein; the protein is MNQPMYQQYQIPQQGYPERRGFLGGPRQMNFQGQHPSIPPNYYRQQQQAFFPQQHPIPNPQQKLSMFRNDQGQLDFQKIGGGVQTVMGLVNQVSPMVKMVSGFFK
- a CDS encoding YjcZ family sporulation protein; the encoded protein is MTGCATTGTGYAGGFALILVLFILLVIIGASWLY
- a CDS encoding site-2 protease family protein, whose product is MENTLILFGIALLVSVFIHEFGHFAAFRLFGGRVEELALGFGPTLFKKGIGQSKFSIRLFPLGGYVQPNESDFNRYNYYQKLIFFSAGIFMNFVLYNVSFGFASMSNGKSFINGLVLATDGLIYIVANIGEVFRSLRIDLLFGSQGSVESQMQIVQELGNNVDFWMMVAVINITLIILNSLPIPSLDGGRIVVTTIEHVLLKIGVAKEKIERVTNPIYYFSWILLMGIIALQILSANTFQFIEDVKALRVAYGMNNLEVFLWTSLCVVFFINIYIFISNRLDKIRRA
- a CDS encoding SDR family oxidoreductase, translated to MNTYFFTGFPGFLATSLVKKIIAEKDDISHFYLLVLPEFQNRAKIEVNRIVAEAKLSADHFTIIPGDITKPNLKLPFSMVQKLQEEVTHIFHLAAIYDLAVPKELAYDVNVLGTKNINDWILTLKNVKRYVYFSTAYVSGKREGLILETDLDMQQQFKNHYESTKFEAEKLVHQVIDQVATTIIRPGIVKGHSKTGETLKFDGPYFVLNFFDRLKWLPRIPYLGEGEVEGNFVPVDYVINATVYLGHKDIGIGKTYHLTDPNPYSMRQVYQMLMSEYLGKNPFGTIPLSLARVFLSIPYLRKWTRVEKESLDYFQCQTKYDCTHAQADLKDSGIVCPDLRETVGAMVEFYKKHKSDEDKQIKIV